The following proteins are co-located in the Prionailurus viverrinus isolate Anna chromosome A1, UM_Priviv_1.0, whole genome shotgun sequence genome:
- the LOC125171846 gene encoding zinc finger protein 300-like isoform X3, with protein sequence MLENFSHVISLGHPVSKPDVISKLEQGEEPWIIKRDVSDWNYPEKETRLDNPQLDIPGDVSFHKEVLESVTRDPSLYSIFKVWQGDDQMERHQENKDRLLRQFMVIKNKTVVEESGDTYKSSGKIFHDCMDLDASGQRLYKCDSFEKSLIPNINLFSCNRGYARKNTVENFRCRSTPISSYSKHEKIHNGVKHCEDSQCGKIISNKQSLFQYVNVETGEKTCICIECGKSFLKESQLIIHQRIHTGEKPYDCGACGKAFSEKSHLIVHQRTHTGEKPYECSECGKAFSQKSSLVIHQRVHSGEKPYECSDCGKAFSQKSPLIIHQRIHTGEKPYECNQCGKAFSQKSQLIIHHRAHTGEKPYECTECGKAFCEKSHLIIHKRIHTGEKPYRCTQCEEAFSRKSELIIHQIIHTGEKPYECTECGKTFSRKSQLIIHQRTHTGEKPYKCSECGKAFCQQSHLIGHQRIHTGEKPYVCSECGKAFSQKSHLPGHQRIHTGEKPYICAECGKAFSQKSDLVVHRRIHTGEKPYQCAMCGKAFIQKSQLTVHQRIHTVAKS encoded by the coding sequence agAAGGAGACTAGACTTGACAACCCTCAATTGGATATACCTGGAGATGTTTCCTTCCATAAGGAGGTATTGGAAAGTGTAACAAGGGATCCTTCACTATACTCCATTTTTAAGGTCTGGCAGGGTGATGACCAGATGGAGAGACATCAGGAAAATAAAGACAGACTTCTCAGGCAATTCatggtcatcaaaaacaaaacagttgttGAAGAATCAGGTGATACATATAAGTCatcaggaaaaatatttcatgactgCATGGACCTAGATGCTTCAGGACAAAGATTGTATAAATGTGACTCATTTGAAAAGAGCTTGATACCTAATATAAACTTATTCAGTTGTAATAGGGGTTATGCAAGAAAAAACACTGTTGAGAATTTTAGATGTAGGAGTACAcctatttcttcctattctaAGCATGAAAAAATTCATAATGGAGTGAAACACTGTGAAGATAGTCAATGTGGAAAGATTATCAGCAATAAACAGTCTCTTTTTCAATATGTGAATGTTGAAACTGGAGAGAAGACCTGTATATGCATTGAATGTGGAAAATCTTTTCTAAAAGAGTCACAACTCATTATACATcaaagaattcatactggagagaaaccgtATGATTGTGGTgcatgtgggaaagccttcagtgaAAAGTCACATCTCATTGTACATCAGAGAACTCATACTGGGGAAAAACCTTATGAGTGTTCTGAATGTGGAAAAGCTTTCTCTCAGAAATCATCCCTTGTTATACATCAGAGAGTTCATTCTGGGGAAAAACCATATGAATGTAGTGACTGTGGGAAAGCCTTCTCCCAGAAATCACCTCTCATTATACATCAGAGAATACATACTGGTgaaaaaccttatgaatgtaatCAGTGTGGGAAGGCGTTCTCCCAGAAGTCACAGCTGATTATACATCATAGAgctcatactggagagaaaccatatgaatgtactgaatgtgggaaagccttctgTGAGAAGTCCCACCTCATTATACATAAAAGAATTCACACTGGGGAGAAACCCTATAGATGCACTCAGTGTGAGGAAGCCTTCAGCAGAAAGTCAGAACTCATTATACATCAGATAATTCATACTGGggagaaaccttatgaatgtacTGAATGTGGGAAGACCTTCTCCCGGAAGTCACAGCTCATCATACATCAGAGAACACATACTGGAGAAAAACCATATAAATGCAGTGAATGTGGAAAAGCTTTCTGTCAGCAGTCACATCTCATTggacatcagagaattcacacaggagaaaaaccttatgtgtgcagtgaatgtgggaaagccttttcTCAGAAGTCTCACCTCCCAGGGCATCAGCGAATTCATACAGGAGAAAAACCTTACATATGTGCTGAATGTGGAAAGGCATTTTCCCAGAAGTCAGACCTTGTTGTACATCGGAGAATTCATACAGGGGAGAAACCCTATCAGTGTGCTatgtgtgggaaagccttcatcCAGAAGTCACAACTCACTGTACATCAAAGAATTCATACAGTGGCAAAATCGTAA